In Musa acuminata AAA Group cultivar baxijiao chromosome BXJ3-11, Cavendish_Baxijiao_AAA, whole genome shotgun sequence, one DNA window encodes the following:
- the LOC103970098 gene encoding ACT domain-containing protein ACR8-like isoform X2, with the protein MVTRHPMEQRILREGNGPATSLPLIPYEGGGRMEELAASLDEYDKLVIRMNTPRVVVDNAVCPTATLVKVDSAREHGILLEAVRVLADLDLAVRKAYISSDGRWFMNVFHVTDRCGRKLADRSLTSHLERSLCASRPGDDTQPPALLTEPAGLEVHGLTTLELAGADRPGLLSEVFAVLRDVECDVVAAKVWTHNGRVASLITVREGRPGSPTDADADATLRARRVEARLGNVLRGDHAVRGARNATAVASSSASAAHSDRRMHQLMFADRDYEQTTPGVSTPARSVVSVQNWVNRGYSIVNVECRDQPKLLFDVICTLTDMEYVVFHGIIDTDGERARQEFYIRHLDGTPISSEAERQRVIQCLQAAIDRRACEGAMLELCTADRRGLLADVTQTFREHGLSVTRAEVTTKAGIAMDVFYVADTAGHAVDQRTVDAITERVGVESLKLSEERRPWCHQKWPTTEEDRVANGGGGVGLFYLGSIVKRNLYNLGLIRSCS; encoded by the exons ATGGTAACGAGGCATCCCATGGAACAGAGGATACTGAGAGAGGGGAACGGGCCGGCGACTTCTTTGCCTCTGATTCCTTACGAG GGAGGAGGAAGGATGGAGGAGTTAGCGGCGTCTTTGGACGAGTATGACAAGTTGGTCATCCGAATGAACACCCCCAG AGTGGTGGTGGACAATGCCGTGTGCCCCACAGCGACGCTGGTGAAGGTGGACAGCGCTCGGGAGCACGGCATCCTGTTGGAGGCCGTGCGCGTCCTCGCCGACCTCGACCTAGCCGTCCGCAAGGCCTACATCTCCTCCGACGGCCGCTGGTTCATGAACGTCTTCCACGTCACCGACCGCTGTGGCCGCAAGCTCGCCGACCGATCCCTTACCTCCCACCTCGAGCGCTCCCTGTGCGCCTCCCGCCCCGGTGACGACACACAGCCCCCCGCTCTCCTTACGGAGCCTGCCGGCCTCGAAGTCCACGGCCTCACGACTCTCGAACTCGCCGGCGCCGACCGCCCGGGCCTCCTCTCCGAGGTCTTCGCCGTGCTCCGCGACGTCGAGTGCGACGTGGTGGCGGCCAAGGTGTGGACCCACAACGGCCGCGTCGCGTCCCTCATCACCGTCAGGGAGGGCCGCCCCGGCTCGCCCAccgacgccgacgccgacgccACGCTCCGCGCCCGTCGCGTCGAGGCGCGACTCGGGAACGTCCTCAGGGGCGACCACGCCGTCCGCGGCGCGAGGAACGCCACCGCGGTTGCGTCGTCGTCCGCCTCGGCGGCCCATTCCGACCGCCGGATGCACCAGCTGATGTTCGCCGACCGCGACTACGAGCAGACCACCCCCGGCGTCTCGACGCCGGCGCGGTCGGTGGTCTCGGTGCAGAACTGGGTGAACCGCGGGTACTCCATCGTCAACGTCGAGTGCCGCGACCAGCCGAAGCTCCTTTTCGACGTGATATGCACGTTGACGGACATGGAGTACGTCGTCTTCCACGGCATCATCGACACCGACGGCGAAAGGGCTCGCCAG GAGTTCTACATAAGGCATTTGGACGGAACTCCGATCAGTTCGGAAGCGGAGCGACAGCGAGTGATCCAGTGCTTGCAAGCCGCCATTGATCGCAGAGCATGCGAA GGAGCGATGCTGGAGTTGTGCACAGCGGATCGAAGAGGCCTGCTCGCGGACGTGACGCAGACGTTCCGCGAGCACGGGCTATCCGTGACGAGAGCGGAGGTGACCACCAAGGCCGGAATTGCCATGGACGTGTTCTACGTGGCCGACACGGCCGGCCACGCCGTCGACCAGAGGACGGTCGACGCTATCACGGAACGTGTCGGCGTGGAGAGCCTAAAATTGAGTGAGGAGCGACGGCCGTGGTGCCACCAGAAGTGGCCCACCACCGAGGAGGACAGAGTAGCCAATGGTGGTGGTGGGGTTGGGCTGTTCTACCTTGGGAGCATAGTGAAGAGGAACCTCTACAACCTGGGCCTCATCAGATCCTGCTCTTAG
- the LOC103970098 gene encoding ACT domain-containing protein ACR8-like isoform X1 codes for MVTRHPMEQRILREGNGPATSLPLIPYESIQGGGRMEELAASLDEYDKLVIRMNTPRVVVDNAVCPTATLVKVDSAREHGILLEAVRVLADLDLAVRKAYISSDGRWFMNVFHVTDRCGRKLADRSLTSHLERSLCASRPGDDTQPPALLTEPAGLEVHGLTTLELAGADRPGLLSEVFAVLRDVECDVVAAKVWTHNGRVASLITVREGRPGSPTDADADATLRARRVEARLGNVLRGDHAVRGARNATAVASSSASAAHSDRRMHQLMFADRDYEQTTPGVSTPARSVVSVQNWVNRGYSIVNVECRDQPKLLFDVICTLTDMEYVVFHGIIDTDGERARQEFYIRHLDGTPISSEAERQRVIQCLQAAIDRRACEGAMLELCTADRRGLLADVTQTFREHGLSVTRAEVTTKAGIAMDVFYVADTAGHAVDQRTVDAITERVGVESLKLSEERRPWCHQKWPTTEEDRVANGGGGVGLFYLGSIVKRNLYNLGLIRSCS; via the exons ATGGTAACGAGGCATCCCATGGAACAGAGGATACTGAGAGAGGGGAACGGGCCGGCGACTTCTTTGCCTCTGATTCCTTACGAG TCGATCCAGGGAGGAGGAAGGATGGAGGAGTTAGCGGCGTCTTTGGACGAGTATGACAAGTTGGTCATCCGAATGAACACCCCCAG AGTGGTGGTGGACAATGCCGTGTGCCCCACAGCGACGCTGGTGAAGGTGGACAGCGCTCGGGAGCACGGCATCCTGTTGGAGGCCGTGCGCGTCCTCGCCGACCTCGACCTAGCCGTCCGCAAGGCCTACATCTCCTCCGACGGCCGCTGGTTCATGAACGTCTTCCACGTCACCGACCGCTGTGGCCGCAAGCTCGCCGACCGATCCCTTACCTCCCACCTCGAGCGCTCCCTGTGCGCCTCCCGCCCCGGTGACGACACACAGCCCCCCGCTCTCCTTACGGAGCCTGCCGGCCTCGAAGTCCACGGCCTCACGACTCTCGAACTCGCCGGCGCCGACCGCCCGGGCCTCCTCTCCGAGGTCTTCGCCGTGCTCCGCGACGTCGAGTGCGACGTGGTGGCGGCCAAGGTGTGGACCCACAACGGCCGCGTCGCGTCCCTCATCACCGTCAGGGAGGGCCGCCCCGGCTCGCCCAccgacgccgacgccgacgccACGCTCCGCGCCCGTCGCGTCGAGGCGCGACTCGGGAACGTCCTCAGGGGCGACCACGCCGTCCGCGGCGCGAGGAACGCCACCGCGGTTGCGTCGTCGTCCGCCTCGGCGGCCCATTCCGACCGCCGGATGCACCAGCTGATGTTCGCCGACCGCGACTACGAGCAGACCACCCCCGGCGTCTCGACGCCGGCGCGGTCGGTGGTCTCGGTGCAGAACTGGGTGAACCGCGGGTACTCCATCGTCAACGTCGAGTGCCGCGACCAGCCGAAGCTCCTTTTCGACGTGATATGCACGTTGACGGACATGGAGTACGTCGTCTTCCACGGCATCATCGACACCGACGGCGAAAGGGCTCGCCAG GAGTTCTACATAAGGCATTTGGACGGAACTCCGATCAGTTCGGAAGCGGAGCGACAGCGAGTGATCCAGTGCTTGCAAGCCGCCATTGATCGCAGAGCATGCGAA GGAGCGATGCTGGAGTTGTGCACAGCGGATCGAAGAGGCCTGCTCGCGGACGTGACGCAGACGTTCCGCGAGCACGGGCTATCCGTGACGAGAGCGGAGGTGACCACCAAGGCCGGAATTGCCATGGACGTGTTCTACGTGGCCGACACGGCCGGCCACGCCGTCGACCAGAGGACGGTCGACGCTATCACGGAACGTGTCGGCGTGGAGAGCCTAAAATTGAGTGAGGAGCGACGGCCGTGGTGCCACCAGAAGTGGCCCACCACCGAGGAGGACAGAGTAGCCAATGGTGGTGGTGGGGTTGGGCTGTTCTACCTTGGGAGCATAGTGAAGAGGAACCTCTACAACCTGGGCCTCATCAGATCCTGCTCTTAG